The following are from one region of the Moritella sp. 24 genome:
- a CDS encoding EAL domain-containing protein, which yields MNNYAMLHRKIIDLLRIDDDNYFYISYKGFTFTSVFQPIFDRECNIYGVEALVRITDDNGMPVNPYGYFDAIRNDDKSSVISTLICAIIHGLNFARSCYCDKKLFINVTPAIFEILSNNDIAVNTLIRRLKMLGLSPTQIVYEIIEFEGRNLASVLKGIKKLSNFGIEIALDDYGSAFSTESRAKAVTPDYLKIDKSIVDLLAAFKYSKFHHAMKISRAIAAKTIAEGIETKETFECCMESGADYFQGFYLARPHKAPLKQSKMAIR from the coding sequence ATGAATAACTACGCTATGCTTCATCGAAAGATCATTGATCTACTTCGTATCGACGATGATAATTACTTCTATATATCCTACAAAGGTTTTACTTTCACCAGTGTATTTCAGCCTATTTTTGACCGTGAATGTAATATTTACGGTGTTGAAGCATTAGTGAGGATCACTGATGATAATGGCATGCCAGTTAATCCATATGGTTACTTTGATGCAATCCGTAATGACGATAAAAGCAGTGTTATATCGACCTTAATTTGTGCCATTATTCATGGTTTAAACTTTGCGCGTTCATGTTATTGCGATAAGAAATTATTCATCAATGTCACGCCTGCTATATTTGAAATCCTGTCAAACAACGACATTGCAGTGAATACATTAATTCGACGTTTGAAGATGTTAGGCCTGTCGCCAACACAGATAGTTTACGAGATTATTGAGTTTGAAGGGCGCAACTTAGCCTCTGTATTAAAGGGCATCAAAAAGTTATCTAATTTTGGTATTGAGATAGCATTGGATGATTACGGCAGTGCGTTTTCGACAGAAAGCAGGGCGAAAGCGGTAACGCCTGATTATTTAAAAATTGATAAAAGTATTGTCGATTTATTAGCGGCATTTAAATACAGTAAATTCCATCATGCGATGAAGATTAGCCGAGCGATTGCAGCAAAAACCATTGCCGAAGGGATAGAAACCAAAGAGACTTTTGAGTGTTGTATGGAGTCGGGCGCAGATTATTTTCAGGGTTTCTATTTAGCAAGACCACATAAAGCACCCTTAAAGCAAAGTAAAATGGCCATACGATAA
- a CDS encoding phasin family protein: MTQLNVVDTAKKLWSSKDEIAKNIWLAGLGAYGKSIDEANKVSDKSSTLFEELVAKGTKIEESAKEKISDKKISTDVLETRVNQVFTKISGVDNTKVDALNAKVDELTKAIAELKK, from the coding sequence ATGACACAATTAAACGTAGTTGACACAGCCAAAAAACTTTGGAGCAGCAAAGACGAAATCGCTAAGAACATTTGGCTAGCAGGTCTTGGTGCATACGGTAAGAGCATCGATGAAGCAAACAAAGTTTCAGACAAATCTTCAACATTATTCGAAGAACTTGTTGCTAAAGGCACTAAGATTGAAGAATCAGCAAAAGAAAAAATTTCTGATAAAAAAATCTCTACAGACGTTTTAGAAACGCGTGTAAACCAAGTTTTCACTAAAATTTCTGGTGTTGATAACACTAAAGTTGACGCACTAAATGCTAAAGTTGACGAACTAACTAAAGCAATTGCTGAACTTAAAAAGTAA
- a CDS encoding xanthine phosphoribosyltransferase: MNLLEKAILAHGKSVNNVALDASSFLTKQIDIQILDWCASQLAIHFQDAKIDRILTIESGGIAISTLVALKLNVPLVVMKKKRSMLDPENVLTTNVFSFTKNSSYELNCNVEHINDNDRVLFIDDVLAHGNAVEGTLAILAQTTATLVGVGILFEKSFQAGAEMLAEKGIDTLSLARISSLENGIHF; the protein is encoded by the coding sequence ATGAACTTATTAGAAAAAGCGATTCTAGCGCACGGTAAATCTGTTAACAACGTAGCCCTAGACGCAAGTAGCTTTTTAACAAAGCAAATTGATATTCAGATTCTAGACTGGTGTGCATCGCAATTGGCTATCCATTTTCAGGACGCTAAAATCGACCGTATTCTGACTATCGAAAGTGGTGGTATTGCTATCTCGACATTAGTGGCATTAAAACTGAATGTGCCATTAGTTGTAATGAAGAAAAAGCGCAGCATGTTAGATCCAGAAAACGTACTTACAACCAATGTTTTCAGCTTTACTAAAAATTCATCATACGAATTAAACTGTAATGTTGAACACATTAATGACAACGACCGCGTATTATTCATTGATGATGTACTCGCTCACGGTAATGCCGTTGAAGGGACATTAGCTATCCTTGCGCAAACAACTGCTACATTAGTTGGCGTGGGTATCTTGTTTGAAAAATCGTTCCAAGCAGGTGCAGAAATGCTCGCAGAGAAAGGCATTGATACGTTGTCGTTAGCTCGTATCAGTTCGTTAGAAAATGGCATCCATTTTTAA
- a CDS encoding NCS2 family permease, which produces MDKYFLLSARGATVKNEIYAGLITFLAMSYILAVNPAILGSIEGIDKGSVFTATALSAAIATFIMGAFSKYPIMLAPGMSMNGFFKAILLGGGISLLWHEALFAIFLSGCLYLILSLTPARKVMIEAIPEDLKLGIAVGLGLFVSFLGLKNAGIIVSNPFILVSMGDVYDPKVFIALVSIFIAIGCLVRDMKLATVISFISSIILSLLSDYFLGSNLITVPTEVFSMPPSLAPTFGAIFDLSQLTMPKLSDLIFLVIIFFIVDFFDGLSTIVGVGRDAGIIGKDGKVPNAKSALIADSGGTIIGTVLGTTSITAYSESAVASSLGAKTGISAITVAALFLVSMFLFPVFSIFTKAIVAPALVVIGIYMIKNLANISWDKKESAIPVFFIMVFSLLTFSPANGMAMGFISYCFVMLVQGDGKKVHPIIYSLALLFIVYLALS; this is translated from the coding sequence ATGGACAAGTACTTCCTCCTGTCTGCGCGTGGCGCAACTGTAAAAAATGAAATCTACGCGGGTTTAATTACCTTTTTAGCGATGAGTTATATCTTAGCAGTGAATCCGGCAATCTTAGGAAGCATCGAAGGGATAGACAAAGGCTCAGTCTTCACCGCAACAGCACTATCAGCTGCGATTGCAACATTCATTATGGGTGCGTTTTCTAAATACCCTATTATGTTAGCACCGGGCATGTCGATGAATGGCTTCTTTAAAGCTATCTTACTTGGTGGCGGTATCTCGTTACTTTGGCATGAAGCACTGTTTGCTATTTTCCTTTCTGGTTGTCTCTATTTAATTTTAAGCTTAACACCCGCACGTAAGGTGATGATTGAAGCGATTCCAGAAGACTTAAAGCTCGGTATTGCTGTTGGTCTGGGTTTATTCGTGTCGTTCTTAGGCCTTAAGAATGCAGGCATCATCGTTAGCAACCCGTTTATTCTCGTTAGCATGGGCGATGTCTACGATCCGAAAGTATTTATTGCACTTGTCAGCATCTTCATTGCGATTGGCTGTTTAGTCCGAGATATGAAACTAGCGACTGTTATTTCGTTTATCTCGTCGATTATTCTTAGCTTATTAAGCGATTACTTTCTTGGCAGTAACTTAATTACTGTGCCAACCGAAGTATTTTCAATGCCACCAAGCTTAGCCCCAACATTTGGTGCTATCTTTGACTTATCACAACTGACAATGCCAAAACTAAGTGACTTAATCTTCTTAGTTATTATCTTCTTTATTGTCGATTTTTTCGATGGCTTAAGTACCATTGTTGGTGTCGGTCGTGACGCGGGTATTATCGGTAAAGACGGCAAAGTGCCAAATGCAAAATCAGCATTAATTGCGGACTCAGGTGGTACGATTATTGGTACTGTATTAGGTACAACGTCTATTACAGCTTACTCTGAATCTGCGGTTGCCTCATCACTTGGTGCTAAGACAGGTATCAGTGCGATCACAGTGGCGGCGCTGTTCTTAGTCTCTATGTTCCTATTCCCTGTATTCTCAATCTTTACCAAAGCGATTGTTGCACCAGCATTAGTTGTAATCGGTATTTACATGATTAAGAACTTAGCAAACATCAGCTGGGATAAGAAAGAATCAGCCATTCCAGTATTCTTTATCATGGTATTTAGCTTGTTAACCTTCTCGCCTGCAAATGGTATGGCGATGGGTTTCATCAGCTACTGTTTCGTAATGTTAGTACAAGGTGATGGTAAAAAAGTACATCCAATTATTTACTCACTAGCACTACTATTTATTGTTTATTTAGCACTTTCATAA
- a CDS encoding cadherin repeat domain-containing protein, giving the protein MLTVMKKHLITLLASTVLLTACNQNDTDNNPFIHAPAASAIVQTIDPGYISSEVLFLDPANQQVSSPYYSKTKSDYTLATNNSDIYHIGRYNIDTIDKYAAQDYNNSAWSFTTQDSSDSISRNPYNLVFANANKAYLIRYGSAKVWVVNPNATDFASFKIDELDLSAYIPANNSSGTPSPAAAVISQGKLFISMQRLSDYFSANPAYVAVFDVATDTEIETNSAPLDNLKGILLKGINPLKNSLSTSPNGKIYASTHDVYGSTTLTNSRIEEINPNTYSLRTVLTAADIDSNVSKFINTSVQVSAEKGYFYAGKVVYTPVYGEISTLYEFNPTTGDVVESEVANTGNEHINYLGLDKKGFLWLSMINPATPGVDIIDSVDNTIVGGRMLTTLNPNVIRFLN; this is encoded by the coding sequence ATGCTAACCGTAATGAAAAAACACTTAATCACTCTCTTAGCAAGCACCGTTCTACTGACCGCTTGTAATCAGAATGACACCGACAATAACCCGTTTATCCACGCACCAGCGGCATCCGCGATCGTGCAGACCATAGATCCGGGTTACATCAGTTCTGAAGTACTGTTCTTAGATCCTGCAAACCAACAAGTGAGCAGTCCTTATTACAGTAAAACGAAATCTGATTACACACTGGCTACTAACAACAGTGATATCTACCATATTGGTCGTTACAACATTGATACCATCGATAAGTACGCCGCTCAAGATTATAATAATTCAGCGTGGTCATTTACGACTCAAGACAGCAGTGATTCCATTAGCCGTAATCCCTATAACCTCGTTTTTGCAAATGCTAACAAGGCCTATTTAATTCGCTACGGGTCAGCCAAAGTGTGGGTTGTAAACCCGAATGCGACAGACTTCGCGAGTTTCAAAATAGATGAACTCGATCTCTCTGCTTATATCCCAGCCAACAATAGCAGTGGTACGCCAAGTCCTGCTGCTGCAGTGATAAGTCAGGGAAAACTGTTCATATCAATGCAACGATTATCAGATTATTTTTCAGCTAATCCCGCGTATGTGGCCGTTTTTGATGTTGCGACAGATACTGAAATTGAAACCAATTCAGCACCACTTGATAACCTTAAAGGTATTTTACTTAAAGGGATAAATCCGCTTAAAAACAGTCTATCGACGAGTCCAAATGGTAAGATCTATGCAAGTACCCACGATGTCTATGGCTCTACAACGCTTACCAATAGTCGAATTGAAGAAATAAACCCAAATACCTATTCACTACGTACAGTTTTAACGGCTGCTGATATAGACAGTAATGTAAGTAAATTCATCAATACCAGCGTGCAAGTGTCAGCAGAAAAAGGTTATTTTTATGCAGGTAAAGTAGTCTACACGCCTGTGTATGGTGAAATATCAACACTGTATGAGTTCAACCCGACAACTGGCGATGTGGTTGAAAGCGAAGTAGCAAACACAGGTAACGAACATATCAATTACCTAGGCTTAGATAAGAAAGGTTTTTTATGGCTTAGCATGATTAACCCTGCGACACCGGGCGTTGATATTATTGATAGTGTGGATAACACTATCGTC
- a CDS encoding TonB-dependent receptor, with product MLFRRPTPVLPVCLLLLHLSSAQAESAVIRDTETTVVTATKETDLNALNTPNYQILHREDFIDSSQTLGDLLQKINGIQIRQISGLGNPASVSIRGSSSKQVQLYIDGQLINDSQFGGFDVNQLPTEQIDSIEISKSQALGTGSTPIGGVIRINTYNPQIDSARISLASGSFGYREVNLMANKLFTNYSLAAGFSHVQSDNNYSYQVPQNFVVPSISTKEKLANNAYEKNALHLNSEIYLGQHLLRFNMQYTEQRKELANYQNNSPENTSEISSDSWRFGYLHNWQSSHVWLAQVELEAYTQFTDEIYLEQPTGVMNKRANYQSVKSFAGIKPTLNAGDLVITPFINFNHQIFESTTVLKGQATPCNGINSCDVTASQQQLNYGTRLEWPIVQLALTPYALISQSQEQNANSVLNKSGSKHIDEQDYTTQELGITYQPNKFNAVVDDRFDFSAFLTWSNGVRAPTLFEMFGDRGSFKGNPNLQPEEAKTLSLGSTVSYANLSFTGAFYQQQLVNSIVAIFNSSNVGSYSNVSQAELTGLELQANYKVSSDLSLMLQTNLIDSNTQSEYTAYHNKRLPGIYHQQYSAGIRYAITEHWQINLNSNIDNELYFNRANVFDSVGNSTENPANRLTTDLQLGWKKERFTAHLAINNLFDDEYQDLANRPAQGRNIQFKIAIKEI from the coding sequence ATGTTATTTCGACGACCAACACCTGTATTACCGGTGTGCTTATTACTGCTACATTTATCTTCTGCACAGGCAGAAAGTGCCGTCATTCGTGACACAGAGACGACTGTCGTGACCGCGACAAAAGAAACAGATCTCAATGCACTTAACACACCAAACTATCAGATTTTGCATCGTGAAGATTTTATCGATTCATCACAAACCCTTGGCGATCTACTCCAAAAAATAAACGGTATTCAGATCCGACAAATCAGTGGACTGGGTAATCCAGCATCCGTTTCTATCCGTGGTTCAAGTAGCAAACAAGTGCAACTGTACATTGATGGACAACTTATTAACGACAGTCAGTTTGGTGGCTTTGACGTTAACCAATTGCCCACAGAGCAAATCGACAGTATTGAGATCAGTAAAAGTCAGGCGCTAGGCACTGGCTCAACCCCCATTGGTGGCGTGATCCGTATTAATACTTACAACCCTCAAATAGACAGTGCACGAATTAGCCTTGCTAGCGGTTCATTTGGCTATCGTGAAGTAAACCTAATGGCGAATAAGCTTTTCACCAACTACAGTCTTGCTGCGGGCTTTAGCCATGTCCAGAGTGATAATAACTACAGTTATCAGGTACCACAGAATTTTGTGGTTCCTTCTATTTCAACAAAAGAAAAGCTGGCCAATAATGCCTATGAAAAAAACGCATTGCATCTCAATAGCGAGATTTACCTTGGTCAGCATTTATTACGATTTAATATGCAGTACACTGAACAGCGTAAAGAGCTCGCTAATTATCAAAATAATTCACCAGAAAACACCAGTGAAATAAGCAGCGACAGTTGGCGATTCGGTTATCTACATAATTGGCAATCATCTCATGTTTGGTTAGCACAGGTTGAATTGGAAGCGTATACACAATTCACTGATGAGATCTATTTAGAACAACCTACTGGCGTGATGAACAAACGTGCTAATTACCAAAGTGTGAAAAGCTTCGCAGGTATAAAGCCGACGCTGAATGCGGGCGATTTAGTCATAACCCCCTTTATCAACTTTAATCACCAAATCTTCGAATCAACGACAGTTTTGAAAGGCCAAGCAACCCCCTGTAACGGTATTAATAGTTGCGATGTCACCGCGAGTCAGCAGCAGCTTAATTATGGAACACGGTTAGAATGGCCAATTGTACAGCTTGCGCTTACTCCCTATGCGTTAATCAGCCAATCACAAGAGCAAAATGCAAATTCTGTTTTGAATAAAAGTGGATCTAAGCATATCGATGAACAAGATTATACGACCCAAGAACTCGGTATTACTTACCAACCAAATAAATTCAATGCAGTAGTTGATGACCGTTTTGATTTCTCCGCATTTTTAACGTGGAGTAATGGTGTTCGAGCCCCGACACTATTTGAAATGTTTGGTGATCGAGGCAGCTTTAAAGGCAACCCGAACCTACAACCTGAAGAAGCTAAAACCTTATCATTGGGCAGTACGGTCAGCTACGCAAATCTATCCTTTACAGGTGCTTTTTATCAGCAACAATTAGTTAATTCTATTGTCGCTATTTTCAATTCAAGTAACGTTGGCAGCTACAGTAATGTCAGCCAAGCTGAATTAACAGGGTTAGAGTTACAAGCCAATTATAAAGTCAGTAGCGATCTGTCATTGATGCTGCAAACCAACCTTATCGACAGTAATACCCAATCAGAATACACCGCTTATCACAACAAGCGACTACCCGGTATTTATCATCAGCAATATAGCGCAGGTATACGCTATGCAATCACTGAACATTGGCAAATTAACCTCAATAGCAACATCGACAATGAGCTGTACTTTAACCGCGCCAATGTTTTCGACAGTGTCGGCAACAGCACTGAAAATCCAGCTAATCGTTTGACTACCGATCTACAACTGGGCTGGAAAAAGGAACGATTCACCGCGCATTTAGCGATAAACAACCTGTTTGATGATGAATATCAGGATCTCGCCAACAGACCCGCACAAGGTCGAAATATTCAATTTAAAATAGCAATAAAGGAAATATAA
- a CDS encoding type II secretion system protein: MHKNKGFTLIELVIVIIVLGILAAVAIPRFINVQQDARIATIKGIAGNFSFVVEQVNYASIMQGLEGQRAVKVSVGDVEVNTYFGKPQEIWDDALGNLMNSNVHYLGNGYKTPTVLDKECTESSVCVVDQTRVAGVISGYPGWGMFFVPNGKSVNDLCFAFYAFSENGTAVTSSEVSTVESGCN, encoded by the coding sequence ATGCATAAGAATAAAGGATTTACACTTATCGAATTGGTTATTGTGATCATAGTGCTCGGCATCCTTGCCGCGGTTGCGATTCCTCGATTTATTAACGTGCAACAAGATGCCAGAATCGCGACTATTAAAGGTATTGCAGGTAACTTTAGCTTTGTTGTCGAACAGGTTAATTACGCAAGCATTATGCAAGGGTTAGAGGGCCAGCGAGCTGTTAAAGTGAGCGTTGGTGACGTCGAGGTGAATACCTATTTTGGTAAGCCACAAGAAATTTGGGATGATGCGCTCGGAAATTTAATGAATAGCAACGTTCATTACTTAGGTAATGGTTACAAGACACCTACAGTCTTAGATAAAGAATGCACAGAGTCGTCGGTATGTGTTGTTGATCAAACGAGAGTGGCTGGCGTTATTTCTGGGTATCCAGGTTGGGGGATGTTTTTTGTTCCTAATGGTAAGTCGGTCAACGATCTCTGTTTTGCATTTTATGCGTTTAGCGAGAATGGTACTGCGGTGACATCGAGTGAGGTTTCAACCGTAGAAAGTGGTTGTAACTAA